A part of Marinobacter psychrophilus genomic DNA contains:
- the rimI gene encoding ribosomal protein S18-alanine N-acetyltransferase: MSSIVLRQAVSDDLDALFALEHRCFNEDRISRRSFRRFLEMPRDRLLLASDGDTLLGYCLVLMSAATRLARIYSIAVNPGSRGKGIGEKLVQMAETEAADAGRIVMRLEVREDNPGAIALYKRLGYRQFGSYRDYYEDHGNALRFERRILFYKPHAQFPPIPYYPQTTEFTCGPAALIMAMAALNQQQSLTTLEELKIWREATTIFMLSGHGGCGPHGLALAAWQRGFEASAWISNEGALFKDTVRNDDKKRVLELVHEGFMHDLSQTGIELHHDPLTLTGLEQALLDGRIPLILISTWQLNRSRVPHWVTVCAMDDQFVYLHDPEIDVDEGETVADKQYLPIDRRVFSKISRYGSNQPLQAAVIVGPKRAV, encoded by the coding sequence ATGTCTTCAATTGTGCTTCGCCAGGCCGTCAGTGACGATCTTGACGCCCTTTTTGCCTTGGAGCATCGCTGTTTCAATGAAGACCGGATTTCTCGCCGCAGCTTTCGCCGTTTTCTGGAAATGCCGCGGGACCGGTTACTACTGGCCAGCGACGGCGACACCCTGTTGGGTTATTGCCTGGTATTGATGAGCGCGGCAACTCGTCTGGCGCGCATTTATTCCATTGCCGTCAACCCTGGATCTCGTGGTAAAGGTATCGGTGAAAAGCTGGTTCAAATGGCTGAGACCGAGGCGGCGGACGCGGGGCGCATTGTAATGCGCCTGGAAGTAAGAGAAGACAACCCCGGCGCCATTGCGCTTTATAAACGTTTGGGCTATCGCCAATTTGGCAGCTATCGCGATTATTACGAAGATCACGGTAACGCCCTCCGCTTTGAACGCCGAATTCTGTTTTACAAGCCGCACGCACAATTCCCGCCGATACCCTATTACCCGCAAACCACCGAATTTACCTGTGGCCCCGCAGCGTTGATTATGGCGATGGCGGCGCTGAACCAACAACAGTCACTAACGACCCTGGAAGAACTCAAAATCTGGCGTGAAGCCACCACCATTTTCATGCTCTCTGGCCACGGCGGCTGCGGCCCCCACGGCTTGGCACTAGCGGCTTGGCAAAGAGGCTTTGAGGCCAGCGCATGGATCAGCAATGAAGGCGCACTGTTTAAAGACACGGTGCGTAACGACGATAAAAAACGGGTGCTGGAGCTGGTACACGAAGGCTTTATGCACGACCTCAGCCAAACCGGCATTGAACTCCATCACGACCCGCTGACCCTGACGGGGCTAGAGCAAGCGCTGCTGGACGGGCGCATTCCACTGATTCTGATCAGCACCTGGCAGCTAAACCGCAGCCGTGTACCTCACTGGGTAACCGTGTGCGCCATGGACGACCAGTTTGTGTATCTGCACGATCCAGAGATTGATGTAGATGAGGGGGAAACCGTGGCCGACAAGCAATACCTGCCCATCGACCGCCGGGTGTTCAGCAAGATTTCTCGTTATGGCAGCAATCAGCCGTTGCAAGCCGCGGTGATTGTGGGGCCAAAACGCGCTGTTTAA
- a CDS encoding pyridoxal phosphate-dependent aminotransferase, with protein MDLQLSSRVQSIKPSPTLAVTNIAAELRAAGQDIIGLGAGEPDFDTPDHIKAAAIEAIHNGQTKYTAVDGTPALKKAIIAKFKRDNGLNYEANQILVSSGGKQSFFNLALAVLNAGDEAIIPAPYWVSYPDMVLVAEGKPVILKSTAETRFKITPQQLEGAITDRTRLFVINSPSNPSGMAYTLEELQALGDVLKKYPHVMIATDDMYEPIIWTGKPFCNILNATPELYDRTFVLNGVSKAYAMTGWRIGYAAGPAKVIGAMKKIQSQSTSNPASISQAAAQAALDGSQDCVQTMVTAFHKRHDYLVEALNTLPGVECLRGDGTFYAFPSFQGAIDADSSVSNDVEFAEKLLKEAGVALVPGSAFGMPGHMRLSFATSQEILTNAIERLKKALG; from the coding sequence TTGGACCTTCAACTTTCTAGCCGTGTGCAGTCAATCAAGCCCTCACCCACTCTAGCAGTCACTAACATAGCAGCAGAACTTCGTGCTGCAGGCCAAGACATTATTGGCCTTGGCGCTGGTGAGCCAGACTTCGATACGCCAGATCACATCAAGGCGGCTGCAATTGAGGCTATTCATAACGGCCAGACAAAATACACCGCGGTCGACGGTACTCCAGCGTTGAAAAAGGCAATTATTGCCAAATTCAAACGCGACAACGGTCTAAATTACGAAGCGAACCAGATACTGGTATCAAGTGGTGGCAAACAAAGCTTTTTCAACCTTGCCCTGGCCGTTCTGAACGCCGGCGACGAAGCCATTATTCCTGCGCCTTACTGGGTATCTTACCCGGACATGGTGCTGGTAGCCGAAGGCAAGCCGGTCATTTTGAAAAGCACCGCGGAAACCCGCTTCAAGATCACCCCACAGCAACTGGAAGGCGCGATCACTGATCGCACCCGACTTTTCGTCATCAATAGCCCGTCTAATCCCAGCGGCATGGCGTACACCCTCGAGGAATTGCAAGCGTTGGGCGATGTACTGAAAAAGTACCCGCACGTAATGATTGCCACCGACGATATGTACGAGCCAATTATTTGGACGGGTAAGCCTTTTTGTAACATTCTAAACGCCACCCCGGAATTGTACGACCGTACCTTTGTCTTGAACGGCGTGTCTAAAGCGTATGCCATGACCGGCTGGCGCATCGGTTATGCCGCAGGCCCGGCCAAAGTTATTGGCGCGATGAAGAAGATTCAGTCGCAAAGCACGTCTAACCCGGCGTCTATCTCACAGGCAGCTGCGCAAGCGGCACTCGATGGTAGTCAGGACTGCGTGCAGACCATGGTGACGGCATTCCATAAGCGTCACGATTACCTGGTGGAAGCCCTGAACACCTTGCCCGGCGTTGAGTGCCTGAGGGGCGACGGTACTTTTTACGCATTCCCGAGCTTTCAGGGCGCGATTGATGCCGATAGCAGCGTAAGCAATGATGTGGAGTTCGCGGAAAAGCTTTTAAAAGAAGCAGGCGTAGCGCTTGTTCCTGGCTCAGCATTTGGAATGCCAGGGCACATGCGATTGAGTTTTGCCACCAGTCAGGAAATTCTGACGAACGCGATTGAACGGCTGAAGAAAGCTCTGGGATAA
- the rlmKL gene encoding bifunctional 23S rRNA (guanine(2069)-N(7))-methyltransferase RlmK/23S rRNA (guanine(2445)-N(2))-methyltransferase RlmL, which produces MSLPLFFVTCPKGVEYLLADELDGFGLSLVRHAPAGVWVEGTLEGGYRTCMWSRLANRVILHVAEVAATSDDELYDGVVHLDWQQHIAASGSFKVNFIGENEAIRNTQYGAQRVKDGIVDRFTANGGKRPAVEGKTPDVIVSARLHRGLLTLGIDLSGHSLHQRGYREEQGRAPLKENLAAALLIRSGWPETVAAGGDFIDPMCGSGTLLIEAALMALDIAPGRRQDGFGFEKWLGHDAELWMSLRQEVERRAHAGKQGRIPRIAGFDEDRRVLSTARNNLQRAGLDSIIELTEIPLQELELNGDWAEQGLVVTNPPYGERLSERKSLAEIYQALGAAVKRVTPNWRLGVFTGAPEFGKSIGLRSFKQYKLFNGKLPAQLLLFTVDEASARIPKDPAAPGEILPRIANEERAAMLANRLKKNVKSIGQWARKQNISCYRLYDADMPEYALAIDIYNDWVHVQEYMAPKTIDERAARERLSEALAVIPEALGIPRDRLVCKQRLRQTGTNQYEKQAASGEFSQIQEHGCTLKVNLKDYLDTGLFLDHRPLRQWIQQNARGKRFLNLFCYTGAATVHAIAGGASRSLSLDMSHTYVSWAKDNLELNHADPQKHQVDAVDCLAWLASKPKPDQRFDLIFMDPPTFSNSAKMIGVLDIQKDHAKLIRQAMQRLTNDGLLVFSNNFRRFKLDDEVSAEFAVEEISKSTIDKDFQRNPRIHRCWNIRHPLQARDKSAFYVG; this is translated from the coding sequence TTGTCCCTACCTCTCTTTTTTGTAACCTGCCCGAAAGGCGTTGAATATTTGCTGGCGGACGAGCTGGACGGCTTCGGTCTAAGCCTGGTTCGCCACGCGCCTGCTGGTGTGTGGGTGGAGGGCACGTTGGAAGGGGGGTACCGTACTTGCATGTGGTCACGCCTGGCGAACCGAGTCATCTTGCATGTGGCGGAAGTCGCCGCAACCAGCGACGACGAGTTGTATGACGGCGTGGTGCATCTGGATTGGCAGCAACACATTGCGGCTAGCGGCAGCTTCAAAGTGAATTTTATTGGCGAGAACGAAGCTATTCGCAATACCCAGTATGGCGCACAACGGGTGAAAGACGGCATTGTCGATCGCTTCACGGCCAACGGAGGTAAGCGCCCGGCGGTGGAGGGCAAAACGCCCGATGTGATTGTGTCGGCGCGCTTGCACCGCGGCCTGTTAACGTTGGGTATTGATTTGAGTGGGCACAGCCTTCATCAGCGCGGCTATCGCGAAGAGCAGGGCCGGGCGCCGCTGAAGGAAAATTTGGCAGCTGCGCTGCTGATTCGGTCTGGCTGGCCCGAAACAGTCGCCGCCGGCGGTGATTTTATTGACCCAATGTGCGGCTCCGGCACGCTGTTGATTGAAGCTGCGCTGATGGCTCTGGACATTGCGCCGGGCCGCCGTCAGGACGGTTTTGGTTTCGAAAAATGGCTCGGCCACGATGCTGAGCTGTGGATGTCGCTACGCCAGGAAGTGGAACGCCGTGCCCATGCTGGCAAACAAGGTCGCATACCCCGCATTGCCGGCTTTGACGAAGATCGCCGGGTCTTGTCAACGGCACGCAACAACCTGCAGAGGGCAGGGCTAGATAGCATTATTGAGCTCACAGAAATACCGCTGCAAGAGCTTGAACTCAACGGTGACTGGGCCGAACAGGGCTTGGTAGTGACTAACCCTCCTTACGGTGAGCGTCTGAGTGAGCGCAAGTCACTGGCAGAAATTTATCAGGCCTTGGGCGCGGCGGTAAAACGGGTAACGCCGAACTGGCGCCTGGGAGTGTTTACCGGAGCGCCGGAATTCGGCAAATCCATTGGCCTGCGCAGTTTCAAACAGTACAAGCTGTTCAACGGTAAGCTGCCGGCCCAGCTGCTGCTGTTCACGGTAGATGAGGCCAGCGCGCGTATTCCGAAAGATCCGGCAGCGCCGGGTGAAATTCTACCGCGCATTGCCAACGAAGAACGCGCCGCCATGCTGGCGAACCGCTTGAAAAAGAACGTTAAAAGCATTGGTCAGTGGGCACGCAAACAGAACATCAGCTGTTACCGCCTGTATGACGCCGACATGCCGGAATACGCATTGGCGATTGATATCTACAATGACTGGGTGCACGTGCAGGAATACATGGCGCCCAAGACCATCGACGAGCGTGCTGCTCGTGAGCGTCTGTCAGAAGCCCTGGCGGTGATCCCCGAAGCGCTGGGTATTCCGCGTGATCGCTTGGTGTGCAAGCAGCGCTTGCGTCAAACCGGCACCAATCAGTATGAAAAGCAGGCGGCCAGCGGCGAGTTTTCCCAGATACAGGAACACGGCTGTACGTTAAAAGTGAATTTGAAAGACTACCTGGATACCGGTTTGTTTCTAGACCACCGCCCGCTGCGCCAGTGGATTCAGCAGAATGCCCGTGGCAAACGCTTTCTGAATCTGTTCTGTTACACCGGCGCGGCCACGGTACACGCGATTGCTGGTGGTGCCAGCCGCTCTCTGAGCCTGGATATGTCACACACCTACGTCAGCTGGGCTAAAGATAACCTGGAACTGAACCACGCTGATCCGCAAAAGCATCAGGTGGACGCGGTAGATTGTCTGGCCTGGCTGGCAAGCAAGCCCAAGCCTGACCAGCGTTTTGATTTGATTTTTATGGACCCACCCACTTTCTCCAACTCGGCGAAAATGATTGGGGTTCTGGATATTCAGAAAGATCACGCCAAGCTGATTCGCCAGGCCATGCAGCGTTTGACCAATGATGGCTTGCTGGTATTTTCCAACAACTTCCGCCGTTTTAAGCTAGACGACGAAGTCAGCGCGGAGTTTGCGGTTGAGGAGATCAGCAAAAGCACCATCGACAAGGATTTTCAGCGCAACCCGCGTATTCACCGCTGCTGGAACATACGTCACCCGCTGCAAGCGCGAGATAAGAGCGCCTTCTACGTTGGCTAA
- a CDS encoding RimK family protein: MSRLLIVVDRAKDWAPYYPSTDVLTFDQYLQFAAPASSRVRVINLCQSARYLSRGYYCSLLAEARGHNVVPSVITLNDLSRKGLFSLQLEQLDASVIQWLDAAIVPTAENSHSAKEVRIRTYFGESSQPELKPVARALFDRLPCPILEVVFKRRKTWQIESMKPAAPVDLQEQEQDVFASSLDRFSGMVWRKPRARRNYRFDLAILVNPDEEMPPSDKEALKRFEKAGRKLGINVEQITRRDYMRIPEYDGLFIRETTAIDHHTYRFARKAEAEGLVVIDDPVSILRCTNKVYLADLLKNNKVPTPKTLILSKDQKDAVEQVINELGFPVVIKIPDGAFSRGVNKAEDEKSLREGLRELFKQSALVLAQEYFYTDYDWRIGVLGGRAIYACKYLMVKGHWQIYQHTEFSSNSGGFETMPTYEVPRNVIQAALNATRLIGNGLYGVDIKQSGNRVAVIEVNDNPSIDAGVEDLFLGGELYTLIMQEFLSRMEANRRR, translated from the coding sequence ATGTCTCGATTGTTGATTGTGGTAGATCGTGCCAAAGACTGGGCGCCGTATTACCCGAGTACCGACGTACTGACTTTTGATCAGTACCTGCAATTCGCTGCGCCAGCTTCGAGCCGGGTGCGAGTGATTAACCTGTGCCAGAGTGCCCGCTACCTCAGTCGTGGCTATTATTGTTCTCTGCTTGCAGAAGCCCGTGGCCACAACGTGGTGCCTTCGGTGATTACGCTGAACGACCTGAGCCGCAAAGGCCTGTTTTCGTTGCAGCTGGAACAACTGGACGCCAGCGTGATTCAATGGTTGGATGCGGCCATTGTGCCTACAGCGGAGAATTCTCATTCAGCGAAGGAAGTGCGCATACGCACGTATTTTGGCGAGTCGTCCCAGCCGGAATTAAAACCGGTCGCGCGTGCGCTGTTTGATCGCCTCCCGTGTCCGATTCTGGAAGTGGTGTTCAAGCGCCGTAAAACCTGGCAAATCGAATCCATGAAGCCGGCTGCGCCGGTAGATTTGCAGGAACAGGAGCAAGACGTGTTTGCCAGCTCGCTGGATCGTTTCAGCGGTATGGTGTGGCGCAAGCCCCGTGCCCGCCGAAACTATCGTTTTGATCTGGCCATTCTGGTGAACCCGGATGAGGAAATGCCTCCCAGTGACAAAGAAGCCCTCAAACGCTTTGAAAAAGCCGGTCGCAAGCTGGGCATTAACGTAGAGCAGATCACCCGTCGCGATTACATGCGCATCCCAGAGTACGACGGTCTGTTTATTCGCGAAACCACCGCTATTGACCATCACACCTACCGCTTTGCCCGCAAAGCCGAAGCGGAAGGGCTGGTCGTTATTGATGATCCGGTGTCGATTCTGCGTTGCACCAATAAGGTGTATTTGGCCGACCTGTTAAAAAACAACAAAGTGCCCACGCCAAAAACTCTGATTCTGTCGAAAGATCAGAAAGACGCGGTAGAGCAGGTGATCAATGAGTTGGGCTTCCCGGTGGTCATCAAAATACCCGACGGTGCCTTTTCTCGCGGCGTTAACAAGGCCGAAGATGAGAAATCTCTGCGCGAAGGCTTGAGGGAACTGTTCAAGCAGTCGGCGCTGGTACTGGCTCAGGAATATTTTTACACAGATTACGATTGGCGCATTGGCGTATTGGGTGGGCGTGCCATTTACGCCTGCAAATACCTGATGGTGAAGGGGCACTGGCAGATCTACCAACACACGGAATTCAGCAGCAACAGCGGCGGTTTTGAAACCATGCCCACCTACGAGGTGCCGCGTAATGTGATTCAGGCGGCGCTGAATGCAACCCGTCTGATTGGTAACGGCTTGTACGGTGTAGACATCAAGCAGTCTGGTAACCGGGTAGCGGTGATTGAGGTGAACGACAACCCCAGCATCGACGCCGGGGTGGAAGATCTGTTCCTGGGCGGTGAGCTTTACACCCTGATCATGCAGGAATTCCTGTCGCGGATGGAAGCCAACCGCCGCCGCTAA
- a CDS encoding cation diffusion facilitator family transporter, giving the protein MEHTTPAPADRYANLDKEKQAASRVTVIGMVLDAILGLFKMVVGTLFHSHALVVDGIHSFTDVASDLMVLGVMRISRQAPDEDHPYGHQRIETFGTLLMGSLLIAVGAALAWENVQRLFTDDLTFTPGWPVLVVALLSVVGKEWIFRYTRKVGEEIRSDLIIANAWHSRTDAFSSGIVVLSTIGAMLGYLWLDTLAAVVVAGIIIHVGWSFGWSSMKELVDTGLSVEDTERLLAIASDIDGVRDVHELRSRRMGDDILLDVHLVVRPDVSVSEGHQVGMRVVGAMRKELGNIRDINFHIDAEDDESYHPTSALMPSRKIIQEAINQITPEAPTGNRMRLHYLKNKVHLELFLDGSEGDFDSAELRTQLSEFPWFGSLRVWQTAD; this is encoded by the coding sequence ATGGAACACACGACACCGGCACCCGCTGACAGATACGCCAATCTGGACAAGGAAAAACAAGCCGCCAGCCGGGTTACCGTGATTGGCATGGTGCTGGACGCGATCTTGGGGCTGTTCAAGATGGTGGTAGGCACCTTGTTCCATTCTCACGCGCTGGTAGTGGATGGCATTCACTCGTTCACGGACGTGGCCTCTGACCTGATGGTATTGGGTGTGATGCGGATATCTCGACAGGCACCGGATGAAGATCATCCCTACGGCCACCAACGCATTGAGACGTTTGGCACTTTGTTAATGGGCAGCCTGCTAATTGCAGTTGGCGCCGCCCTGGCCTGGGAAAACGTGCAACGGCTATTCACAGACGACCTAACCTTCACGCCTGGCTGGCCGGTGCTGGTTGTGGCGCTGCTGTCGGTGGTGGGCAAAGAATGGATTTTTCGCTACACCCGTAAGGTGGGCGAGGAGATACGTTCAGATCTGATCATTGCCAACGCCTGGCATAGCCGTACTGATGCTTTCTCATCAGGTATTGTGGTGCTGTCTACTATTGGCGCCATGCTGGGCTATTTGTGGCTGGATACCCTGGCAGCGGTTGTTGTGGCAGGTATTATCATCCATGTGGGTTGGAGCTTTGGCTGGAGTTCTATGAAAGAACTGGTCGACACAGGCCTTTCTGTTGAAGACACCGAGCGATTGCTTGCCATTGCCAGTGATATCGACGGCGTTCGTGATGTGCACGAACTGCGCAGCAGGCGCATGGGCGACGATATCCTATTGGATGTGCATTTAGTGGTACGCCCGGACGTGAGCGTGTCCGAAGGGCACCAAGTAGGTATGCGCGTGGTAGGCGCTATGCGCAAAGAACTGGGCAACATTCGTGACATCAACTTCCATATTGATGCGGAAGACGATGAAAGCTACCACCCAACGTCGGCATTGATGCCCTCTCGCAAAATCATTCAAGAGGCCATAAACCAGATCACGCCTGAAGCGCCTACTGGCAATCGGATGCGCCTGCACTACCTAAAAAACAAGGTGCATCTGGAGCTATTTCTAGACGGCAGCGAGGGCGATTTCGATAGCGCCGAGTTACGCACACAGCTAAGCGAGTTCCCTTGGTTTGGTAGCCTGAGGGTATGGCAGACTGCCGACTGA
- the uvrB gene encoding excinuclease ABC subunit UvrB, whose amino-acid sequence MVNSFENVEQPNVGEGAFQVHSPYLPAGDQPKAIAALVDGIESGLAHQTLLGVTGSGKTFTIANVIQQIQRPTIVMAHNKTLAAQLYGEFREFFPNNAVEYFVSYYDYYQPEAYVPSSDTFIEKDASINEHIEQMRLSATKALLERPDAIIVATVSAIYGLGDPQSYKKMMLHLDRGDQMDQRLILKRLAELQYTRNDIEFHRANYRVRGDVIDVFPAESEKEAIRIELFDDVVENLSFFDPLTGEMLRRVPRVTVYPKSHYVTPRQNVLDAIEHIRVELDQRLTQLRDNNRLVEAQRLEERTRYDMEMMQELGYCNGIENYSRYLSGRPPGEPPPTLFDYLPANALLVVDESHASIPQIGAMYKGDRSRKETLVEYGFRLPSALDNRPMRFEEWERIAPQMIFVSATPGNYEAEHQGQVVEQVVRPTGLLDPEIEVRPASTQVDDLISQIHARVAVNERVLVTTLTKRMSEDLTDFLMEHDIRVRYLHSDIDTVERVEIIRDLRRGEFDVLVGINLLREGLDMPEVSLVTILDADKEGFLRSERSLIQTIGRAARNINGKAILYGDRITGSMQRAIDETARRRAKQAEHNEINGITPQGLTKKIADVMEGASSGGRGRNKSKRPGQQAADEAEHYRALVGNKSPQAVLKEMSRLEDEMYKAAADLDFETAARLRDDISELKEASLRTG is encoded by the coding sequence ATGGTCAACAGCTTTGAAAACGTTGAACAACCCAATGTGGGTGAGGGCGCTTTTCAGGTGCACTCACCCTACCTTCCGGCCGGTGATCAGCCTAAAGCCATAGCCGCCTTGGTAGATGGTATCGAATCCGGGCTGGCCCACCAGACCCTGCTGGGGGTGACCGGTTCCGGTAAAACCTTCACCATTGCCAATGTCATCCAGCAGATTCAGCGGCCCACCATCGTGATGGCCCACAACAAGACTCTGGCAGCCCAGCTGTATGGCGAATTCCGCGAATTTTTCCCGAATAACGCGGTCGAGTATTTCGTGTCTTATTACGATTATTACCAGCCAGAGGCTTACGTGCCGTCATCCGACACGTTTATTGAAAAAGACGCCTCCATCAACGAACACATCGAGCAGATGCGGCTGTCGGCGACAAAAGCTCTGCTAGAGCGCCCGGATGCAATCATTGTGGCGACAGTATCGGCCATTTACGGTCTGGGCGATCCGCAGTCGTACAAAAAGATGATGTTGCATCTGGATCGCGGTGATCAGATGGATCAACGCCTTATTTTGAAACGTTTGGCTGAATTGCAGTACACCCGTAACGATATCGAATTCCATCGGGCGAATTACCGTGTGCGCGGCGATGTGATCGACGTGTTTCCGGCAGAATCGGAAAAAGAAGCCATCCGCATCGAACTGTTTGACGACGTGGTAGAAAATTTGAGCTTTTTCGATCCGCTGACCGGCGAGATGCTACGGCGTGTGCCACGAGTGACGGTGTATCCAAAGTCGCACTATGTAACGCCGCGACAAAACGTGTTGGACGCTATCGAGCATATTCGGGTGGAGCTAGACCAGCGTCTGACGCAGTTGCGCGACAACAATCGCTTGGTCGAAGCCCAGCGCCTGGAAGAACGCACTCGTTATGACATGGAGATGATGCAGGAACTGGGTTACTGCAACGGCATCGAAAACTACTCTCGCTATCTGTCGGGCCGGCCCCCTGGTGAGCCGCCGCCCACATTATTTGACTACCTGCCGGCGAACGCTTTACTGGTGGTGGACGAGTCCCACGCCAGTATTCCGCAGATCGGCGCCATGTATAAAGGCGATCGCTCGCGCAAGGAAACTCTTGTGGAATACGGTTTTCGCTTGCCGTCGGCTCTGGACAACCGCCCCATGCGCTTTGAAGAGTGGGAGCGCATTGCGCCGCAGATGATTTTTGTGTCGGCTACCCCCGGTAACTACGAAGCCGAGCATCAGGGTCAAGTTGTTGAGCAAGTTGTTCGTCCGACTGGCCTGCTTGATCCAGAAATTGAAGTACGGCCAGCGTCAACACAGGTTGACGATCTGATATCACAAATTCACGCGAGGGTGGCGGTCAACGAGCGGGTGCTGGTAACCACACTCACCAAGCGTATGTCAGAAGATCTCACCGATTTTTTGATGGAGCATGATATCCGCGTGCGCTATTTGCACTCGGATATCGACACGGTCGAGCGTGTGGAGATAATCCGTGATTTACGCCGTGGCGAATTTGATGTGCTGGTGGGCATTAACCTGCTGCGTGAAGGACTGGATATGCCGGAGGTGTCGTTGGTGACCATTCTGGATGCAGATAAGGAAGGCTTCTTGCGTTCCGAGCGTTCGCTAATTCAGACCATTGGCCGCGCCGCTCGTAACATCAATGGCAAGGCGATTTTGTACGGCGACCGCATTACTGGCTCCATGCAACGGGCGATTGATGAAACGGCGCGCCGGCGCGCTAAACAGGCTGAGCACAACGAAATAAACGGCATTACGCCCCAAGGCTTGACCAAAAAAATTGCCGACGTCATGGAGGGCGCCAGCAGTGGTGGCCGTGGCCGCAACAAATCGAAGCGCCCGGGTCAGCAGGCCGCAGATGAAGCCGAACATTACCGTGCTCTGGTGGGCAATAAGTCGCCGCAGGCAGTGCTCAAGGAAATGTCGCGATTGGAAGACGAAATGTACAAGGCCGCGGCCGATCTGGATTTTGAGACGGCAGCGCGATTGCGTGATGATATTTCCGAATTAAAAGAAGCGTCGCTGCGTACCGGATAA
- a CDS encoding quinone-dependent dihydroorotate dehydrogenase, whose translation MYGMIRNLLFKLPPERAHNLSLKGLDVAHRLGVLKYLAPNVPAHPVTVMGLEFPNPVGLAAGLDKNADHMDALGDLGFGFIEVGTVTPLAQPGNPEPRMFRLSEHQAIINRMGFNNQGLERLLAQVDRRKFRGVLGVNVGKNKNTPDQDSALDYRKCITAVYSRADYIAVNVSSPNTPGLRDLQFGDSLKQLLTAVKDEQLSCQKEHGRYVPIAVKIAPDMDDADIRFVATALLESGLDGVIATNTTINRDVVVGHKHCNEAGGLSGAPVREPSLRVIRGLYAELGERLPIIGVGGITDGASAAEKIQAGAKLVQIYTGFIYRGPGLIGEAAAAIKALG comes from the coding sequence ATGTACGGGATGATTCGCAACCTGCTGTTCAAATTGCCGCCAGAGCGGGCGCACAATCTTAGCTTGAAAGGGCTGGATGTGGCCCACCGCCTGGGCGTGCTGAAGTATTTGGCGCCGAATGTGCCTGCACACCCGGTAACGGTGATGGGTCTGGAGTTTCCCAATCCGGTGGGATTGGCGGCGGGGCTGGATAAAAACGCCGATCATATGGACGCTTTGGGCGATCTCGGCTTTGGTTTTATTGAAGTGGGCACGGTCACGCCCCTGGCTCAGCCCGGCAACCCCGAACCCCGTATGTTTCGCTTGTCCGAACATCAGGCCATTATTAACCGCATGGGTTTTAATAACCAAGGCCTGGAGCGTTTACTGGCCCAGGTAGACCGCCGAAAATTTCGCGGGGTACTGGGTGTCAATGTAGGTAAGAATAAAAATACTCCAGACCAAGACTCGGCGCTGGATTACCGCAAGTGCATCACCGCCGTGTATAGCCGCGCTGACTATATTGCGGTCAACGTTTCATCGCCCAATACACCAGGCCTGCGGGATCTGCAATTTGGTGACTCGCTGAAGCAGTTGTTGACCGCTGTAAAAGATGAACAACTCAGTTGCCAAAAAGAGCATGGACGTTATGTGCCCATCGCGGTGAAAATTGCGCCTGATATGGACGACGCTGACATTAGGTTTGTCGCAACGGCGCTGTTGGAAAGTGGACTGGATGGGGTAATTGCGACCAACACAACGATTAATCGTGACGTCGTGGTTGGCCACAAGCACTGTAACGAAGCCGGTGGCTTAAGCGGTGCGCCGGTACGCGAACCCTCATTGCGCGTCATTCGCGGACTGTACGCCGAGTTGGGTGAACGGCTGCCGATTATCGGTGTGGGCGGAATTACTGATGGTGCCAGCGCGGCGGAGAAAATTCAGGCGGGTGCCAAATTGGTGCAAATCTATACCGGCTTTATATATAGGGGTCCTGGGCTGATTGGCGAAGCGGCAGCGGCGATAAAAGCGCTGGGTTGA
- the rmf gene encoding ribosome modulation factor, whose product MKRQKRDMVARAFKRGYLAGVSGKSKDSCPIEQAEVRQEWLNGWREGRTDQWDGLTGVSGIHRLATVTTA is encoded by the coding sequence ATGAAAAGACAGAAAAGAGACATGGTCGCTCGAGCATTCAAGCGGGGTTATCTCGCAGGAGTGTCCGGTAAATCGAAAGATAGCTGTCCCATTGAACAAGCTGAAGTCCGTCAAGAATGGCTGAATGGGTGGCGAGAAGGCCGCACAGATCAATGGGATGGTTTGACCGGTGTCTCTGGCATCCATCGATTAGCCACCGTCACCACTGCGTGA